GCGATCGGCCGAAACACGGCGGCGTCGAACCTTACCTGTTGCGCTCGATACGAGACAAGGAGGCGCTACTGCGCGTCCTGAGCCTGCCGACCACCGCGACGCACGCCGACGGCAGTTCCGTTTACAACTTCTCGTACAACCCGGGCGTGCGTGAGGAAATCGTCGACGACCTGCTGAAGTCCTATCCGGTCGGCTCGGTTACTCCGGTGTTGCAGGTGATCTGCTCGGCGCTGTTCAGCTGTCTGACCGCGCACAAACGGGTCATCACGCATGCGGATTTCCATTCGCTCGGGGGAGTGGACGGCATCATGAAGACCTATGTTCATGATGTCGTCAGCGAGGCTGCGCGCCGGACCCGCTCGCACCCGGATCAATGGTATGCGCTGTTGTACAGCCTCGTCAGCCGGCAGGGTGGCGGCACGCTCGTGTCCTTGACCGAGTCCGTGGAGGAGCTGGAAAAGCGCGCGCGCGACGAAAAGATCGAGGGCGACGTGCGCGCCGTGTTCTTCGAGCTCAGCCACGGGCGGCGACCCTTGCTGCGCGGCGAGCCGCCGGAAAAGCCGCGCTATTTCAGCCTGCAGCACGATGTTCTGTCAACCGCGCTGGTGCGGTGGAAACTGTCCTATACCGAGCGGCTCCAGCTACAGAAGGCGGAACGCCGAAGCCGGCAGAAAGTGCTCTGGAGCATGGGGGGGTTGGTCGCCGTCCTCGCGATGGCGTTCGCGGTAATCACCTGGCGAAGCCACGACCTGCTGCAAGAGAAAGAGACGCTCGTCGCGGCGCGCAACAGCCTCGCCAGTTTCGCGCCGCGCGGCAATTTCAGGCAGAGCCTCGCGCTGCTGCTCGCCAATCTCGATGCCACGGACCGTGTCGACAGCTTTTACGAGTGGCTGATACGCGGCAACCAGCCGTCGCACGACGCCTCGATCAGCGCGTTGAGACAGACGCTCGTGCGCATGCCTGCACTCACCGGGCAATACCTTGCCGCGGGTCTGGACGCGGCGGGCGGCCAGGTGGCGCTACTGGAGCGAGGCGGAAAATCGCTCGCCATCGTGGCTCTCCCGTCGGGTTACGACTACGCGCAACTGCCGGTGGTCAAACACCTCGAACTGCCCGCGCCACCCGCCAACAACCCGAACGGCAACTTCCTGCCGTCGGTGGGGTTCATCGACCAGATCGGGCCGGTCGCGCTGGTTGCCGGTTACGCGTACTACTGGGACGAGCAAGGTAGCCCGGTCATGCGCAACTTGCGCAACATCTTGCCCGAGGTGATCAGGGGCGCCGTGTTTCCACGCTACGATTTTATCGGCGGCAAGTTGCTGATCACTGCGAGTAGCTTTTCCTCCGGCGGCACCTACGACCTGAGCGTCGTCTATGTCGACGCCGCCGCGCTCAGGTCGGAAACGGCGCTGCCGACGCGACGCGTCATACAGAGCCTGACCCGCCTGTCGTTCGGCCCGGTGTTTTCTCCTTCGATCAAGTTGCCCGACACGTTTGCCTATCTCTACGAAGGTGGAGAGCGAGCCAGCGCGGACTTCAGCGATCTCGTCTCGCGTCGTTATCAACGTCTCGTGTCGGGATCCGGTCCGTCGCCGTCGGCCGGGCTCGATCTGTACATGGGACGTGTGGATGGGTTCGAGCCACCCAAATACATTGCCGTGGCGAGACTGACCGCGACCAGCGCAGCGGGCCAGCATCAAACCGTGGGGACGAGCTTCGTGCTGGGCCGGGACGCGATTCTCTTCAAGGGCGTGGAGCCTTGGCTGTATCTATTTGACGTGCTGGCCATCCTGCGGAGTACCTCTGGAAAGGTCGCGCCGTTGCGAATCGGCTTCGTTCCGCCGCAGGACCCGCTGCAAACCACGCAACCGGGACCTGAAGACTTGCGTCTGGTGACTGGGCCGACCCCGTGGGCTGCCCCGCCGCTCGCCGGCGTGTGGCTTGATGACCGGTTGCGAGTGGCCTGGGCGGCGCCGCGCGGACTGTGGGTCGTCGAAAATAGCCTTGCGCGGCCCAACTCCGCGAACGCACTGCCCTCAATGACCGGCCCGCTGATGACCGGCGACGCCGGCGGCACCAAGTTGCAATTCACGCGCGATGGCAACCTGTTGCTGCTGCTTCAGCAACGCGATTTCAGAAACCCGATGTCGGTACGTATCTGGGATCTTCGTCCGGGCCGTGCTGAATGGCTTCAACAAGCCTCGCTGCCGTGGCTGAAACATACCGCGTGCGAATTGATCAAGAGAAGCGGCGCGGACACTCCATTCTTCTCGGAACCCGAAGCCGTGATCTATCAGATTCGAACCGCCACGCCGCTTTGTCCATCGTGAGAGGCCGATCCATGGCTGACTTCTTCGCTCAGATTGAACGCATGTGGGACACGATAAGGCGTGGTCAGGTGCCACTGCCCATGGTTGCCGCGATCGCGCCCGACAGATGTTCGCCGGACGGCGCAGCGGGTGTCTGGATCGGTCGCGATGAGGCGTACTTCACGCTGCGCGTGAACGAAATGCATTTGAGTGCGAATCGCGAGTGGTATGTGGTCTACGATCCGCTCGTGCTGGTATTGACGGAGTTCAACTACGGCAACCAGCGTGTGACGGTGCCAAGCGTGGTCGGTCCCAATCTGATCGGCAAGCAGGCCGAGGGGCAGACTCCGAAGCATGGCTCGCTGTTGCTCGACATGTGTGTGACGGGCCCGTGCCCATACAGGGGCGGGGATATCGACGTGTCGGTCAGCTTCTATCAGATCGTCCGGCGCAACTATGCACAGAAGCTGCTCAGTGTGATCGAACGGCTGTCGGGAGCGCTCGGGGCGGCCAGCCAGTTGGCGATGATCGCGAAAACGGGAGCGGCGCTGCTTGAAGGGGTGGAGGGTCTGCTTGGGCTCGATGGCACCGTGATGCTCGCCGGCCAGCGGATTTCGCTGACCACCTCGCCGCTTGATCCTCTCAGGACGGGCTTCTACGCCATGATCACGCCACCCGTGCCGCAGAACCCGGACACGCTTCGCGTATGCGACCGACGTTTGTATGTTTCCAGCGCGGCCGGCGCAAGCGATCAAACGCCGTATCGGGAATCGGACTTCGTGCTGCTCGGCATCAGCGGCTCGGAGGTACGCGGAGACGACAGCCTGTTGCCGTTCAATGATCTGAAGATGGACGCGATGAGGGCGCTGTGGGATGGCGCGGACGGAGTCGAGATTGCGAAGGCGAACCTGATCGCCGCGTACCAGCAGATGCGGAAGAATCCGGACGTCACGCAACGCGAAGCCAGCGTGCTGTTCGACCACTGGCTGGAGGAGTTCGAAGCGGAGCGCAAGCGCGCCAGCAAGGTGCGCTCGATGTCCGATCGGCGCACACGAGGCACGCCGCCCGAGCTGGCCACCGATATGGCCAACGCGCTCAGGCGGATCGAGGAAAAGGCTCGCGTGAGCGACGCAAGCGAATGAATGAGCTCGCTCAAGTGCGCGTAATCGAGACTCCACCGTCGACCAACGAAGCCGTGCCCGTCACGAAGGACGAATCGTCTGAGGCGAGGTAGAGCGCCGAGCGTGCAATCTCTTCCGGCCTGGCAACTCGCTTGAGCGCGTGCAGGCCTGTCACGAACGCCTGCGATTCGGCCGTATCGTTCATCCCGCGATACATATCCGTGTCCACCGCGCCCGGGAGGATCGCGTTGACGCGCACGCCTTGCGGGCCGTATTCAGCCGCGAGCGCTTGCGTCAGTCCGATCAGCCCGGCCTTGCTCGCGGCATAGGCGGCAGTCCCAGGGAACGCGAACGAGTAGCCGACGAACGTCGAGGTGAAGATGATCGACCCGCCGCCTTGCTTGATCATTTCAGGAATCTGATGCTTGGCGCCGAGAAACGCGCTCGTCAGGTTGGTGGCCAGCGCGGCTGAAAAGCCTGCTTCCGAGACGCCTGTGGACGGTCCCATTTCACCGAGCGTTCCCGCATTGTTGTAGGCGATGTCGAGACGGCCGAAGCGGCTGACGGCGAGTGCGACCAGCGCTTTCGCAAATTCTTCGGATTGCACATCGCCTGCCAGCGAGATAGCCGTACCTCCGTCGCGGGCGATCTCCGCCACGAGCGCCTCGAGTTCGGCCTCGCGGCGTGCCGCGACGACGACCTTTGCGCCTTCCGCGGCGAACAACTTTGCGGCAGCACGGCCAATGCCTGCGCTGGAGCCGGTGACGATAGCGACTTTTCCTGTCAAGCGTTGCATGTTCACTCTCCGGTTTCATCGTGAGCCGACGCCCCATGCGTCGGCTCGTTCAAACAAACTATAGGGTTCCGTTCTTGCGAGAGAAAGACCAAAAATGTGGCGGTATCATTCATTTTTTGTGAATGAGTGGAGCGCAATATGGACCGGCTGCGCGCGTTTGAAGTCTTCGTGACCGTAGTCAACCGGGGCAGCTTTGCGCGCGCGGCCGATGCGCTCGAAACCTCCCCGGCGAACGTGACTCGCTATGTGAATGAACTGGAGGCGCATCTCGGTGCACGACTTCTCAATCGCACCTCGCGAAGGTTGTCGCTGACTGAAGCCGGTGAAACGCTCTATTCGCGCTGCAAGGTAATCTTGGAGGACGTGGCTGAAACGGAAGGACTCGTGTCGACAACGTCGATCGAACCGCGCGGACGGTTGCGTATCAATGCACCTGTCAGCTTCGGTATCCGGCATCTCGCGCCGCTGTGGCCACAGTTCATGCAGCAATATCCGGACGTCGAACTCGACATCACGCTGATCGACCGCATCGTTGATATCGTCGAAGAGGGCTTTGATCTCGCCATTCGTATCTCGCGCGCCGGCACGGTCGATCATGCGGCCCGCAAACTGGCGACATCGAGAAACATCCTGTGTGCTTCTCCCGATTACGTGGAGCGTTGGGGACATCCGGAGAGGCCGGCGGACCTGCTCAGACACCGATGCATCGGCTATACGTATGCTGCAACGGCGGACGAGTGGCGACTGATGGACCGCGACGG
This is a stretch of genomic DNA from Paraburkholderia sp. HP33-1. It encodes these proteins:
- a CDS encoding LysR family transcriptional regulator, producing the protein MDRLRAFEVFVTVVNRGSFARAADALETSPANVTRYVNELEAHLGARLLNRTSRRLSLTEAGETLYSRCKVILEDVAETEGLVSTTSIEPRGRLRINAPVSFGIRHLAPLWPQFMQQYPDVELDITLIDRIVDIVEEGFDLAIRISRAGTVDHAARKLATSRNILCASPDYVERWGHPERPADLLRHRCIGYTYAATADEWRLMDRDGKTHAVEVNCHMHTNNGDTARGAALAGHGVIWQPTFLIGEDLRAGRLVQLLPEYRLPDIDVLALYPSRRHVSAKVRAAIDFLVNAFSGIPPWDKH
- a CDS encoding SDR family oxidoreductase gives rise to the protein MQRLTGKVAIVTGSSAGIGRAAAKLFAAEGAKVVVAARREAELEALVAEIARDGGTAISLAGDVQSEEFAKALVALAVSRFGRLDIAYNNAGTLGEMGPSTGVSEAGFSAALATNLTSAFLGAKHQIPEMIKQGGGSIIFTSTFVGYSFAFPGTAAYAASKAGLIGLTQALAAEYGPQGVRVNAILPGAVDTDMYRGMNDTAESQAFVTGLHALKRVARPEEIARSALYLASDDSSFVTGTASLVDGGVSITRT
- a CDS encoding nSTAND1 domain-containing NTPase, coding for MDTHRHDGKWPKHPYPGLRFYRETDAVLFSERDENIRQCAESLLRFGVKILLLQGSSGAGKSSFLRAGLIHYLRQDPERRSLFLGGDDHTIRCTADPLPQISHALTNALDSGAIIVGEAAGEAANDVCTLVDRDVRDDVCHRLRGLAKSPRRQLAIGLAEVLLDICGQLPGRLVLVLDQAEEVLTRDTGDPEVRAASAAFFLFLEKVYLLNIDVRIIISLRTEYYGRFRDELRISDTRLSDRPKHGGVEPYLLRSIRDKEALLRVLSLPTTATHADGSSVYNFSYNPGVREEIVDDLLKSYPVGSVTPVLQVICSALFSCLTAHKRVITHADFHSLGGVDGIMKTYVHDVVSEAARRTRSHPDQWYALLYSLVSRQGGGTLVSLTESVEELEKRARDEKIEGDVRAVFFELSHGRRPLLRGEPPEKPRYFSLQHDVLSTALVRWKLSYTERLQLQKAERRSRQKVLWSMGGLVAVLAMAFAVITWRSHDLLQEKETLVAARNSLASFAPRGNFRQSLALLLANLDATDRVDSFYEWLIRGNQPSHDASISALRQTLVRMPALTGQYLAAGLDAAGGQVALLERGGKSLAIVALPSGYDYAQLPVVKHLELPAPPANNPNGNFLPSVGFIDQIGPVALVAGYAYYWDEQGSPVMRNLRNILPEVIRGAVFPRYDFIGGKLLITASSFSSGGTYDLSVVYVDAAALRSETALPTRRVIQSLTRLSFGPVFSPSIKLPDTFAYLYEGGERASADFSDLVSRRYQRLVSGSGPSPSAGLDLYMGRVDGFEPPKYIAVARLTATSAAGQHQTVGTSFVLGRDAILFKGVEPWLYLFDVLAILRSTSGKVAPLRIGFVPPQDPLQTTQPGPEDLRLVTGPTPWAAPPLAGVWLDDRLRVAWAAPRGLWVVENSLARPNSANALPSMTGPLMTGDAGGTKLQFTRDGNLLLLLQQRDFRNPMSVRIWDLRPGRAEWLQQASLPWLKHTACELIKRSGADTPFFSEPEAVIYQIRTATPLCPS